The following are encoded in a window of Nakamurella sp. A5-74 genomic DNA:
- a CDS encoding alpha/beta fold hydrolase produces MTQVARPVDVSGESDGMYQHASPTSTSLGDVSLSWPSLASAVPDSLEDLPPDAAPLVAPPRVRPFAGIRLVDGRALAWAEYGNPRGVPCIVVPDTASSRLSPGWMMHELTLPESVRLLSIDRPGIGRSDPVGLGGRDDLAADILMMIHTLAVGRVVMVGVGSGASIALDVAERSPRAVSRVVAVAARGTAEPAAPRARRSLLRRSSGTTQSWRGPLEAWARAAAGEQLTDERAWTRARGRMDDRALSALGGRWLAPSFRAAVSADLDEVGSQWIADGGSPAPRWVGSWAGASEVQFIQADDDLGTTPGQLRAIAAERAGWSVRTAPTADKLFARWPAVLGDAAAHYLETAYR; encoded by the coding sequence ATGACGCAGGTTGCTCGTCCGGTCGATGTTTCGGGGGAATCAGACGGGATGTACCAGCACGCCTCCCCCACCTCCACGTCACTCGGCGACGTCTCGCTGAGCTGGCCGTCCCTGGCGTCGGCCGTCCCGGATTCCCTGGAAGATCTGCCGCCCGACGCAGCTCCCCTGGTGGCACCGCCCAGGGTGCGTCCGTTCGCGGGGATCAGGTTGGTCGACGGACGCGCACTGGCCTGGGCCGAGTACGGCAACCCCCGTGGAGTGCCGTGCATCGTGGTCCCGGACACCGCCTCCTCCAGGCTGTCCCCCGGATGGATGATGCACGAGCTCACTCTGCCCGAGTCCGTACGGCTGCTGTCGATCGACCGACCTGGCATCGGCCGGTCCGATCCGGTCGGCCTGGGCGGCCGGGACGACCTGGCCGCCGACATCCTGATGATGATCCACACCCTCGCCGTCGGACGGGTCGTGATGGTCGGCGTCGGATCAGGTGCGAGCATCGCACTGGACGTCGCCGAGCGGAGCCCGCGAGCCGTCAGCCGGGTGGTCGCCGTGGCCGCTCGTGGTACTGCGGAGCCGGCCGCGCCCCGAGCGCGCCGCTCGCTGTTGCGCCGCAGTTCCGGCACCACGCAGTCCTGGCGCGGTCCGCTCGAGGCCTGGGCACGGGCCGCCGCCGGAGAGCAGCTCACCGACGAGCGCGCCTGGACCCGGGCGCGCGGTCGGATGGACGACCGAGCACTCTCGGCGCTCGGCGGCCGGTGGCTCGCGCCCTCCTTCCGCGCCGCGGTGTCGGCCGATCTCGACGAGGTCGGGAGCCAGTGGATCGCCGACGGCGGCAGCCCTGCGCCCCGCTGGGTGGGCTCGTGGGCCGGCGCGTCGGAGGTGCAGTTCATCCAGGCTGACGACGATCTCGGCACCACTCCGGGGCAGCTTCGTGCCATCGCGGCCGAACGGGCCGGGTGGAGTGTCCGTACCGCACCGACGGCCGACAAGCTGTTCGCCCGCTGGCCGGCGGTGCTCGGCGACGCCGCGGCGCACTACCTGGAGACCGCGTACCGCTGA
- a CDS encoding histidine kinase, with amino-acid sequence MTFREFWAQNVWARDAAIPAVLLILALATAAQGGGTTLFSMLLIAPLFWRRSFPETVTVIVAALALVQVAVGYRYQVGDLAVPLVVHAATAYARNRRWGWSALLLGLLGAAISSVAFFGFDDPRGALTNGAITATTVAVAFLVGRQQETHARDSAAAVAERDRLLQEQQIRRSEMAAAQERTRIARELHDIVAHSLSVVVVQAEGGRAAARTKPELAPEVLATIAGTARAALGDMRRLVGVLRTGGEPESSHPDFAPAPTLGDVADLVAQVSAAGQRVQLQITGEERPVPPGAGLAAYRLVQESLTNVIKHAGSSASTEVNVHYAPGEVHVSVLDDGRGAAAAGDGQGNGLIGMRERVTLQGGTVAAHARSGGGFIVTATIPTPQQGALAAADPAGNHR; translated from the coding sequence GTGACGTTTCGAGAGTTCTGGGCCCAGAACGTGTGGGCGCGCGATGCGGCGATCCCCGCCGTGTTGCTCATCCTCGCCCTCGCGACCGCAGCCCAGGGCGGCGGCACCACCCTGTTCTCGATGCTGTTGATCGCACCGTTGTTCTGGCGGCGGTCGTTCCCGGAGACCGTCACCGTGATCGTCGCCGCCCTGGCGCTGGTCCAGGTCGCGGTGGGTTACCGATACCAGGTCGGCGACCTCGCGGTCCCGCTGGTCGTGCACGCGGCGACCGCGTACGCGCGCAACCGCCGCTGGGGCTGGAGCGCGCTGCTGCTGGGGTTGTTGGGCGCCGCCATCTCCTCGGTGGCGTTCTTCGGATTCGACGATCCACGAGGCGCGCTGACCAACGGCGCCATCACCGCCACCACCGTTGCCGTCGCCTTCCTGGTGGGTCGACAACAGGAGACCCACGCCCGGGACTCCGCCGCTGCCGTGGCGGAGCGGGACCGGCTGCTGCAGGAACAGCAGATCCGGCGCAGCGAGATGGCCGCGGCCCAGGAACGCACCCGGATCGCGCGGGAACTGCACGACATCGTGGCGCACTCGCTGTCGGTGGTCGTCGTCCAGGCCGAGGGCGGGCGCGCTGCGGCCAGGACCAAGCCGGAGCTCGCACCGGAGGTGCTGGCCACCATCGCCGGTACCGCGCGGGCCGCTCTGGGCGACATGCGGCGACTCGTCGGGGTGTTGCGCACCGGCGGCGAACCGGAATCCAGCCATCCGGACTTCGCGCCGGCGCCCACGCTGGGAGACGTCGCCGACCTGGTCGCCCAGGTCAGCGCCGCTGGGCAACGGGTGCAGCTGCAGATCACCGGCGAGGAACGCCCGGTACCGCCGGGTGCCGGTCTGGCCGCGTATCGGCTGGTCCAGGAGTCGTTGACCAACGTCATCAAACACGCCGGTTCGAGCGCGAGCACCGAGGTCAACGTGCACTACGCACCGGGCGAGGTCCACGTCTCGGTGTTGGACGACGGCCGGGGTGCGGCCGCGGCCGGTGACGGTCAGGGCAACGGCCTGATCGGGATGCGTGAGCGGGTCACCCTGCAGGGCGGAACCGTTGCCGCCCACGCCCGCTCCGGCGGCGGCTTCATCGTCACCGCGACGATCCCGACCCCCCAGCAGGGCGCTCTGGCCGCCGCCGATCCCGCCGGGAACCACCGATGA
- a CDS encoding response regulator transcription factor yields MTQAAPPIKVFLVDDQMLVRTGFRMLVEAQDDMVVVGEAPDGRQAIAALVPGGSAADAEVVLMDVRMPVLDGVRATQEIVAAHDAPARSGPAAAGPGAEAPVRSGPKVLVLTTFDIDEYVFAALRAGASGFLLKDARPEDLLGAIRSVAAGDSVVAPSATRRLIATVVDQLPGPDRASAARLDVLTAREREVLQLIAAGATNPEIAIQLYMAEATVKTHVGRLLSKLAVRDRVGLVLVAYETGLVRS; encoded by the coding sequence ATGACCCAGGCCGCGCCGCCGATCAAGGTCTTCCTGGTCGACGACCAGATGCTGGTGCGCACCGGCTTCCGGATGCTCGTCGAGGCCCAGGACGACATGGTGGTGGTCGGGGAGGCTCCGGACGGACGCCAGGCGATCGCCGCGCTGGTTCCGGGTGGGAGCGCAGCCGACGCCGAGGTGGTGCTGATGGACGTCCGGATGCCGGTGCTCGACGGGGTCAGGGCGACCCAGGAGATCGTCGCCGCCCACGACGCACCCGCCCGCAGCGGACCGGCAGCGGCCGGTCCCGGGGCGGAGGCGCCCGTGCGCTCCGGCCCGAAGGTGTTGGTGCTGACCACGTTCGACATCGACGAGTACGTGTTCGCTGCGCTGCGAGCCGGCGCGTCCGGATTCCTGCTCAAGGACGCCCGCCCGGAAGACCTGCTGGGCGCGATCCGCAGCGTGGCCGCGGGCGACTCGGTCGTGGCTCCCAGCGCTACCCGCAGGCTCATCGCCACCGTCGTCGATCAGTTGCCGGGCCCCGACCGCGCCTCCGCCGCGCGACTGGACGTGCTGACCGCCCGGGAGCGGGAAGTGCTGCAGCTGATCGCGGCCGGAGCGACCAACCCGGAGATCGCCATCCAGCTGTACATGGCCGAGGCCACGGTGAAGACACACGTGGGACGGCTGTTGTCCAAGCTGGCGGTTCGGGACCGGGTGGGACTGGTGCTGGTGGCCTACGAGACCGGCCTGGTCCGGAGCTGA
- a CDS encoding class F sortase, which produces MSVKGPILPESEPTTLTIPAIGVTDSPVLNMSAAADGSIEVPPLDDTKSSGWFNGSPTPGEIGPSILLGHVDSRANGPSVFYKLGDLKPGDEIQVARRDGTVATFKVDGVREYAKDKFPTQVVYGNLDHAGLRLITCGGTFNPSVGHYESNIVAFATLVS; this is translated from the coding sequence GTGTCGGTGAAGGGGCCCATCCTGCCGGAATCGGAGCCGACGACACTGACGATCCCGGCCATCGGGGTCACCGATTCGCCAGTCCTGAACATGAGCGCGGCGGCCGACGGCTCCATCGAGGTTCCCCCGCTGGACGACACCAAGTCCAGCGGCTGGTTCAACGGCTCGCCGACGCCCGGCGAGATCGGCCCGTCGATCCTGCTGGGCCACGTGGACTCCAGGGCCAACGGTCCGTCAGTGTTCTACAAGCTCGGTGACCTCAAGCCGGGTGACGAGATCCAGGTGGCCCGCCGGGACGGCACGGTGGCGACCTTCAAGGTCGACGGCGTGCGGGAGTACGCCAAGGACAAGTTCCCGACCCAGGTCGTGTACGGCAACCTGGACCACGCCGGTCTGCGACTGATCACCTGCGGCGGAACGTTCAACCCGTCGGTCGGTCACTACGAGTCGAACATCGTCGCGTTCGCCACCCTGGTCTCCTGA
- a CDS encoding ferritin-like domain-containing protein — protein MTTTARDLVHGNASELSGAQGLSALNNKFNLAGAPDFANDLEVLNYALTLEYLEAAFYKQGNEANLLSGVEKEYLATIESDEATHVSALTDTIKSLGGSPVAAPGVDFGESFASRDSYLKTSHVFENLGTSAYLGAAGFIKDKGILQAAASIFGVEARHAAVVGNLLGLKAEGGVYMGAFETPKDKATVLAAATPFIKGGQMGSMPNGGVQTGGGSTAGGPSTGAIVGGIALLGAAGAAAVAARRYAHDDAT, from the coding sequence ATGACCACCACAGCACGCGATCTCGTGCACGGAAACGCTTCGGAGCTTTCCGGAGCTCAGGGCCTCAGCGCCCTGAACAACAAGTTCAACCTGGCCGGGGCACCTGATTTCGCCAACGACCTCGAGGTTCTGAACTACGCCCTGACGCTGGAGTACCTGGAAGCAGCGTTCTACAAGCAGGGCAATGAGGCCAACCTGCTCTCGGGCGTGGAGAAGGAGTACCTCGCCACCATCGAGTCGGATGAAGCGACCCACGTCAGTGCACTCACCGACACCATCAAGTCCCTCGGTGGGTCTCCGGTCGCCGCTCCCGGCGTCGATTTCGGTGAGTCGTTCGCCAGCCGTGACAGCTACCTGAAGACCAGCCACGTCTTCGAGAATCTGGGCACCAGCGCCTACCTCGGTGCTGCCGGCTTCATCAAGGACAAGGGCATTCTGCAGGCTGCTGCCAGCATCTTCGGTGTCGAGGCTCGGCACGCAGCTGTCGTCGGCAACCTGCTCGGCCTCAAGGCCGAGGGTGGCGTCTACATGGGGGCCTTCGAGACCCCCAAGGACAAGGCGACCGTCCTGGCCGCTGCCACACCGTTCATCAAGGGTGGCCAGATGGGCTCCATGCCCAACGGTGGCGTGCAGACCGGCGGCGGCAGCACTGCCGGTGGCCCGAGCACGGGTGCCATCGTCGGCGGCATCGCATTGCTGGGTGCGGCCGGTGCGGCTGCGGTCGCAGCGCGTCGCTACGCCCACGACGACGCCACCTGA
- a CDS encoding ferritin-like domain-containing protein: MAGEERIFGGKPVLEFSTSTDRRKFLKMAGLVGFGATFVAGGLLGGAGVAGASPANIMRGAAPAAGTEGDVEILNYALTLEFLEADFYSQGLAKGLLSGRELELVTPIEDHEKTHVSAVSDTVKAFGGTPVSKPKITYPDGTFASRDSFLKTASAFEELGVTAYHGQVPLIKSVDVLAAAASIAGVESRHAAVIASLIGGKPFPSPFEAKADMATVLAAAKPFIS; the protein is encoded by the coding sequence ATGGCAGGCGAAGAGAGGATCTTCGGCGGAAAGCCGGTACTGGAGTTCAGCACCAGCACCGACCGTCGCAAGTTCCTGAAGATGGCAGGACTGGTGGGCTTCGGAGCCACATTCGTGGCTGGCGGTCTGCTCGGTGGAGCCGGCGTCGCCGGTGCTTCACCGGCGAACATCATGCGCGGGGCCGCTCCGGCCGCGGGCACCGAGGGAGACGTTGAGATCCTCAACTACGCCCTCACCCTCGAGTTCCTCGAGGCCGACTTCTACTCCCAGGGCCTGGCCAAGGGTCTGCTCTCGGGTCGCGAACTCGAGCTGGTGACTCCGATCGAGGATCACGAGAAGACGCACGTCAGCGCAGTCTCCGACACCGTCAAGGCGTTCGGTGGCACCCCGGTCTCCAAGCCGAAGATCACCTACCCGGACGGGACCTTCGCCTCGCGCGATTCGTTCCTGAAGACCGCTTCGGCGTTCGAGGAGCTCGGTGTGACCGCGTACCACGGTCAGGTTCCGCTCATCAAGAGCGTGGACGTTCTCGCAGCCGCAGCTTCGATCGCGGGCGTCGAGTCGCGTCACGCTGCGGTGATCGCCAGCCTCATCGGCGGCAAGCCCTTCCCGTCCCCGTTCGAGGCGAAGGCCGACATGGCCACCGTTCTCGCGGCTGCCAAGCCGTTCATTTCCTGA
- a CDS encoding crosslink repair DNA glycosylase YcaQ family protein codes for MLPHRLTLTDARQVAVRAQLLDADRPDQILRLTEHLTAFQLDPTSAVAPSAELVAWSRLGAWIATDTIAAALADRTLFDLDNFARPATDLPLFTAAMAGWPGPEPLQGWQRASRDWVTANDACRRDVLAALATGGPQVIGELPDTCVVPWRSSGWNNNRNVGRLVEMMARRGEVAVAGRRGREKLWDLAGNVHPDLPSVPLEQAQHRLAERRLTALGLARAKAVETPIEPNGVGGVGEPAVIEGVRGQWRVDPTQLDRPFIGRTALLSPLDRLVFDRKRMTEIFAFDYQLEMYKPAAQRRWGYYALPVLVGDQLVGKVDATADRAAGVLRVAALHRDPLYPDDAEDSVRAELDSLAEWLGLGLELPAD; via the coding sequence GTGCTCCCCCACCGGTTGACGCTGACCGACGCGCGGCAGGTCGCCGTGCGCGCCCAGCTGCTGGACGCCGACCGCCCCGATCAGATCCTCCGGCTGACCGAGCACCTCACGGCGTTCCAGCTGGACCCGACGTCGGCCGTAGCCCCCAGCGCCGAACTGGTCGCCTGGAGCCGGCTGGGTGCCTGGATCGCGACCGACACGATCGCTGCGGCTCTCGCGGACCGCACCCTGTTCGATCTCGACAACTTCGCCCGTCCGGCAACGGACCTCCCGCTGTTCACCGCGGCGATGGCCGGGTGGCCGGGCCCGGAGCCGCTGCAGGGCTGGCAGCGGGCATCCCGGGACTGGGTGACCGCGAACGACGCCTGCCGCCGCGACGTCCTCGCGGCGCTGGCCACCGGAGGTCCCCAGGTGATCGGGGAGCTTCCGGACACCTGCGTCGTGCCGTGGCGCTCGTCCGGGTGGAACAACAATCGCAACGTCGGTCGACTGGTCGAGATGATGGCTCGGCGCGGCGAGGTCGCGGTCGCCGGGCGCCGTGGTCGGGAGAAGCTCTGGGACTTGGCCGGCAACGTCCACCCGGATCTCCCGTCGGTGCCGCTCGAGCAGGCCCAGCACCGGCTCGCCGAACGGCGACTCACTGCGCTCGGCCTCGCCAGGGCGAAGGCCGTGGAGACTCCGATCGAACCGAACGGCGTCGGAGGAGTCGGTGAGCCTGCCGTGATCGAGGGAGTGCGAGGCCAGTGGCGCGTCGACCCGACCCAGCTGGACCGACCGTTCATCGGGCGGACCGCACTGCTCTCCCCGCTGGACCGGCTGGTCTTCGACCGCAAGCGGATGACGGAGATCTTCGCCTTCGACTACCAACTGGAGATGTACAAGCCGGCTGCCCAGCGACGCTGGGGTTACTACGCGCTGCCCGTCCTGGTCGGTGACCAGCTGGTCGGCAAGGTGGACGCCACCGCGGATCGCGCCGCCGGGGTGCTGCGGGTCGCCGCCCTGCACCGCGACCCGCTGTACCCGGACGACGCGGAGGACTCGGTTCGCGCCGAGCTCGACTCGCTGGCCGAATGGCTCGGCCTCGGCCTGGAGCTCCCCGCGGACTGA
- a CDS encoding ABC transporter ATP-binding protein codes for MIPPPNPAGNDHVLRALDLRKTYGTDDTLVRALDGVDVDFRRGSFTAVMGPSGSGKSTLMHCLAGLDAPTSGSIRLGDVELTTLDDRALTGIRRDRFGFVFQSFNLLPMLTAAQNILLPLELAGRSADPDHYRELTAALRISDRLQHRPSELSGGQQQRVAIARAMITRPDIVFADEPTGALDTRTGHQLLAFLRAGARELGQTIVMVTHDPVAAAYADRAVLLSDGRVAGSLQQPTADDVLAAMRDLGA; via the coding sequence ATGATCCCGCCGCCGAACCCGGCCGGGAACGATCACGTCCTGCGGGCTCTGGACCTGCGGAAGACCTACGGCACCGACGACACCCTGGTGCGGGCGCTCGACGGGGTCGACGTGGACTTCCGGCGCGGCTCGTTCACCGCGGTGATGGGACCTTCCGGCTCCGGCAAGTCCACCCTGATGCACTGTCTCGCGGGCCTCGACGCTCCGACGTCCGGGTCGATCCGGCTCGGCGACGTGGAGCTGACGACGCTCGACGACCGCGCGCTCACCGGCATCCGCCGGGACCGGTTCGGCTTCGTGTTCCAGTCGTTCAACCTGCTGCCCATGTTGACGGCCGCGCAGAACATCCTGCTGCCGCTGGAGCTCGCCGGCCGCAGCGCGGACCCCGACCACTACCGCGAACTCACCGCCGCGCTGCGCATCTCGGACAGGTTGCAGCACCGGCCGTCCGAGCTCTCGGGTGGCCAGCAGCAGCGGGTTGCGATCGCCCGGGCGATGATCACCCGCCCCGACATCGTGTTCGCCGACGAACCCACCGGCGCACTCGACACCCGGACCGGCCACCAGCTGCTCGCCTTCCTGCGCGCCGGTGCCCGCGAGCTCGGACAGACCATCGTCATGGTGACCCACGATCCGGTCGCCGCCGCCTACGCCGATCGGGCCGTGCTGTTGTCCGACGGCCGGGTCGCCGGATCACTGCAGCAGCCGACCGCGGACGACGTGCTCGCCGCCATGCGCGATCTGGGGGCCTGA